In one window of Balnearium lithotrophicum DNA:
- the secE gene encoding preprotein translocase subunit SecE yields MSPFEFLKEVREELTRVTWPTKDEVIEATFGVILFCAVIAVYFWVLDTVFAKLLEIIIAR; encoded by the coding sequence ATGTCCCCTTTTGAATTTTTAAAGGAAGTTAGAGAAGAACTGACGAGGGTAACCTGGCCTACGAAAGATGAGGTAATTGAGGCAACATTTGGGGTTATTCTATTTTGTGCAGTTATAGCTGTTTATTTCTGGGTTTTAGATACAGTTTTTGCAAAGCTGTTGGAAATAATAATTGCAAGGTAA
- the rplA gene encoding 50S ribosomal protein L1, which translates to MPKHGKKYMNALALIDRNKQYPLREAISLVKKMADVTKRNFDQTVEMAVRLGVDPRYQDQMVRGSVVLPHGLGKERVVAVIAQGEKLNEAKEAGADFVGGDDLIQKIQQGWLDFDVLIATPDMMGKVGRLGRILGPRGLMPNPKTGTVTFDVAKAVKEAKSGKVDFKVEKAGIVHVPVGKVSFNEDKLFENTVALLKAILAAKPSGAKGQYVRSITVAATMDPGVKVDVNDAINAAQSAE; encoded by the coding sequence ATGCCTAAGCATGGAAAGAAGTACATGAACGCCTTAGCCCTCATCGACAGAAATAAGCAGTATCCCTTGAGGGAGGCCATCTCATTGGTTAAAAAGATGGCAGATGTAACGAAGAGGAACTTTGACCAGACGGTTGAGATGGCCGTGAGATTAGGGGTAGACCCAAGGTATCAGGACCAAATGGTTAGGGGAAGTGTTGTTCTACCCCACGGTCTTGGTAAGGAAAGAGTTGTTGCCGTTATTGCCCAGGGAGAGAAGCTAAACGAAGCAAAGGAAGCCGGAGCGGACTTTGTAGGAGGGGACGACCTTATTCAGAAAATCCAACAGGGATGGTTAGACTTTGATGTTCTTATTGCTACTCCCGATATGATGGGTAAGGTCGGTAGGCTTGGTAGAATTCTGGGACCAAGGGGATTAATGCCTAACCCTAAAACAGGAACTGTTACATTTGATGTCGCTAAAGCTGTGAAGGAAGCTAAAAGTGGAAAGGTTGACTTTAAGGTTGAAAAGGCAGGAATCGTTCACGTCCCAGTAGGAAAGGTTTCTTTTAATGAGGATAAACTCTTTGAAAATACAGTTGCCCTTTTAAAGGCTATTCTTGCAGCAAAGCCATCTGGAGCAAAGGGACAGTACGTTAGAAGTATTACAGTAGCTGCAACTATGGATCCTGGTGTAAAGGTTGATGTTAACGATGCAATAAATGCTGCTCAATCAGCAGAATAA
- the nusG gene encoding transcription termination/antitermination protein NusG — protein sequence MADKKWYSLHVQSGFEYRVKANILKALREAGKEDKVEEIFIPAVEKVVFKSMGKEKGEVPLRGEPKVFEVEGDEGKTVTFRIEDGKVWVESCQCERKKCTPEKPIEKVGQKIKCPENRVEAKIELRDKLYPGYIFIKADLDKDLQSLIRRIPRVLGFVSAGGKPVVVPESEINQIRERLKRGVPKVKKLKFDIGDKVKIKEGPFIGFEGTISEIDPEHEKVIVLVNIFDRQTPVELEFDQIEKIS from the coding sequence ATGGCAGATAAAAAGTGGTACTCCCTTCACGTTCAGTCCGGTTTTGAGTACAGGGTAAAGGCTAACATCTTAAAAGCCCTCAGGGAGGCCGGTAAGGAAGATAAGGTAGAGGAGATATTCATACCGGCAGTTGAGAAGGTTGTATTTAAATCGATGGGAAAGGAAAAGGGAGAAGTGCCTCTGAGGGGGGAACCTAAGGTTTTTGAAGTTGAGGGGGATGAAGGAAAGACAGTTACATTTAGAATAGAGGACGGTAAGGTTTGGGTTGAGTCCTGCCAGTGTGAGAGGAAGAAGTGTACACCGGAGAAACCGATAGAGAAAGTTGGCCAGAAAATAAAGTGTCCTGAGAATAGAGTTGAGGCAAAGATAGAGCTCCGCGACAAACTCTATCCCGGTTACATATTTATTAAGGCCGACCTGGACAAAGACCTTCAGAGTTTAATAAGGAGAATTCCAAGGGTACTCGGTTTTGTAAGTGCTGGAGGAAAACCTGTTGTTGTTCCCGAATCTGAAATTAATCAGATAAGGGAAAGATTGAAGAGGGGAGTGCCGAAGGTTAAGAAGCTCAAATTTGATATTGGCGACAAGGTGAAGATTAAAGAGGGTCCCTTCATCGGTTTTGAGGGAACAATATCAGAGATTGACCCTGAGCACGAAAAGGTTATAGTTTTGGTTAACATTTTTGATAGGCAAACTCCCGTTGAGTTGGAGTTTGACCAGATAGAAAAAATTAGCTAA
- the rpmG gene encoding 50S ribosomal protein L33, with the protein MAKKGPREIIQLACTECKRRNYSTTKNKRNTPDRLELRKYCPWCNKHTLHREVK; encoded by the coding sequence ATGGCTAAGAAAGGACCCCGTGAAATAATTCAACTTGCTTGTACAGAGTGTAAGAGAAGGAACTACTCAACTACAAAAAATAAGAGAAATACTCCAGATAGGTTGGAGCTCCGCAAGTACTGTCCCTGGTGTAATAAACATACCTTGCACAGAGAGGTAAAGTAG
- the rplK gene encoding 50S ribosomal protein L11: MAKKVVAEVKLQLPAGEATPAPPVGPALGQHGVNIMEFVKAFNAATADKKGLIIPVVITIYADRSFDFVLKTPPASVLIKKAAGIEKGAHQPKKEWVGQITKEQLRQIAEQKMQDLNCYDIEAAMRIIAGTAENMGVKIVD; the protein is encoded by the coding sequence ATGGCAAAAAAGGTTGTAGCTGAAGTTAAGCTCCAGCTACCTGCCGGAGAAGCTACTCCTGCACCACCGGTAGGTCCTGCTTTAGGTCAGCACGGCGTTAACATTATGGAGTTCGTTAAAGCCTTTAACGCTGCAACTGCTGACAAGAAGGGATTAATTATCCCGGTAGTTATCACAATCTACGCTGACAGGTCCTTCGACTTCGTTCTCAAGACTCCACCTGCTTCAGTACTCATCAAAAAGGCAGCAGGAATTGAAAAGGGTGCTCACCAGCCTAAGAAAGAATGGGTAGGTCAGATTACAAAGGAACAGCTCAGACAAATTGCGGAACAGAAGATGCAGGACTTAAACTGCTACGACATCGAAGCTGCCATGAGAATTATTGCTGGAACAGCTGAAAACATGGGAGTAAAAATCGTTGACTAA